In Phyllopteryx taeniolatus isolate TA_2022b chromosome 6, UOR_Ptae_1.2, whole genome shotgun sequence, one genomic interval encodes:
- the irx1a gene encoding iroquois-class homeodomain protein IRX-1a, giving the protein MCADSIFTFPVHIAPNEEELVGSSRGCQSKLQLQIVSARSAWRPEGHARQSACARSVITSHPRGRRRPSELTFNTLFFFSSFSFFSFFFFFFLLHCMSVAALTLPSTLSPLQLICFLFLLHFSPPIFVATFNFFFFFFFFEFYIYIYFLVCLFVFDAQFCGRSVQIARDRRRRTMSFPQLGYPQYLSASQAVYGSDRAGVLTPSSRGGSTEIGGSPSATAAAAVTSVLGMYANPYAAAAHNYSAFLPYTSADLALFSQMGSQYDLKDSPGVHPASFAAHSSPAFYPYGQFQYGDPARPKNATRESTSTLKAWLNEHRKNPYPTKGEKIMLAIITKMTLTQVSTWFANARRRLKKENKVTWGRSKEDAEDGNLFGSGDETEKNEDEEEIDLESIDIDKIDDNDGDRSNDDDDDKSTDGGARDAGAELDALDKRRAFGLQGHEALDKSKGSVSVLAGCKDNSDATTRVLSPDRAGGFPLPSGNKPKIWSLAETATTPDSAAQKATSPSAPVAPSHPQIQAHPAFLPSHGLYTCQIGKFHNWTNGAFLGQNSLLNVRSFLGNHHHHHHHQNHHLAAPQQPTSVVVSPVAAAAALSQESKASMDSPKHIEHENAVRCDSPPTPTLKPSFRPLHDRSSLPSNARSPQDATQRILTALSSA; this is encoded by the exons ATGTGCGCCGACTCCATTTTCACGTTCCCCGTGCACATTGCTCCAAACGAGGAGGAGCTTGTCGGCTCAAGTCGAGGATGCCAATCAAAGCTTCAACTTCAAATTGTATCTGCGAGATCAGCCTGGAGACCTGAGGGCCACGCGCGTCAGTCTGCATGTGCGCGATCGGTGATCACATCGCATCCACGCGGACGCAGGAGACCGAGCgagctgacattcaacacacttttcttcttctcctccttctccttcttctccttcttcttcttcttcttcctcctgcaCTGCATGTCAGTAGCAGCTCTCACTTTGCCTTCAACACTTTCCCCCCTCCAACTCAtctgctttctttttcttcttcatttttcccccccaattttCGTGGCcactttcaatttttttttttttttttttttttttgaattttatatatatatatattttttggtttgtttgtttgtttttgacgcGCAGTTTTGTGGACGTTCGGTGCAGATCGCGCGTGACCGGCGGCGGCGGACGATGTCTTTCCCCCAGCTAGGCTACCCGCAGTACTTAAGCGCCTCGCAGGCGGTCTACGGGAGCGACCGGGCGGGAGTGCTGACGCCTTCGTCCCGGGGAGGGAGCACCGAAATCGGAGGCAGTCCGTCGGCCACCGCGGCGGCTGCGGTCACGTCGGTGTTGGGCATGTACGCCAACCCGTACGCGGCGGCGGCGCACAACTACAGCGCCTTCTTACCGTACACCAGCGCGGATCTGGCTCTTTTCTCACAAATG GGATCCCAGTATGACCTGAAGGACAGTCCCGGCGTCCACCCGGCCAGCTTTGCGGCTCACAGTTCTCCGGCCTTCTACCCGTACGGTCAGTTCCAGTACGGGGACCCGGCCAGGCCGAAGAACGCCACGCGGGAGAGCACCAGCACCCTGAAAGCTTGGCTCAACGAGCACCGGAAGAACCCTTACCCGACCAAAGGCGAGAAGATCATGCTGGCCATCATCACCAAGATGACCCTGACGCAGGTGTCCACCTGGTTCGCCAACGCCAGGAGGAGGCTGAAGAAGGAGAACAAGGTGACGTGGGGCAGGAGCAAAGAGGACGCGGAGGACGGCAATTTATTCGGCAGCGGGGACGAGACGGAGAAAaacgaggatgaggaggagatcGACTTGGAGAGCATAGATATCGACAAAATCGACGATAACGACGGCGATCGGAgtaatgatgatgacgacgataaATCCACAGATGGGGGCGCGAGGGACGCGGGGGCAGAACTGGACGCCTTGGACAAAAGACGGGCCTTCGGCCTGCAGGGCCACGAGGCCCTGGACAAATCAAAAGGCTCCGTCTCTGTTCTCGCGGGCTGCAAGGACAACTCGGACGCCACCACGAGAGTTCTGTCTCCGGACCGAGCCGGAGGCTTCCCCTTGCCCTCCGGCAATAAGCCCAAAATATGGTCGTTAGCGGAAACCGCCACGACCCCCGACTCTGCGGCCCAGAAAGCCACGTCCCCTTCTGCTCCGGTGGCCCCCTCTCACCCTCAGATCCAGGCCCACCCCGCCTTCCTCCCCAGCCACGGACTGTACACTTGCCAGATTGGGAAGTTCCACAACTGGACCAACGGGGCTTTTCTGGGTCAGAACTCCCTGCTCAACGTGAGATCCTTTCTGGggaaccaccaccaccaccaccaccaccagaacCACCACCTGGCGGCCCCCCAGCAGCCGACGTCGGTGGTGGTGTCCCCGGTTGCAGCTGCGGCGGCCCTCAGTCAAGAGAGCAAGGCCTCGATGGACAGCCCCAAACACATAG AACACGAAAACGCTGTACGGTGTGATTCGCCCCCAACGCCGACCCTGAAGCCTTCTTTTCGGCCCCTTCATGACAG ATCATCCTTGCCTTCTAACGCCAGGAGTCCACAAGACGCGACACAACGGATCCTCACTGCTCTCTCTTCggcttga